One stretch of Candidatus Hydrogenedentota bacterium DNA includes these proteins:
- a CDS encoding RluA family pseudouridine synthase codes for MKLEETVSEDTAGLRLDVFLSGAIEDASRSFVKKLIKDGKALVNGKVCAKPGRMMNVGDRVEAELPPPVTTHLDPENIPLDILFEDADVLVVNKPSGLVVHPAPGHAGGTLVNAVLYHCRDFQRPGEDALRPGIVHRLDQYTSGVMVIAKSPRAFSSLSEQAREHTFDRRYLALVRGEFRDAAGRISASIGRSTHDRHRMTVTGLNSRDAVTRFEVLETFGVASLVALVLETGRTHQIRVHLRFAGHPVLGDPVYGVTDFADWKVSPAVRKALESLDGQALHAELLGFEHPATGERVQFTAPPPKDFEHTLRELRSRIAQVDQRDALNI; via the coding sequence ATGAAACTTGAAGAGACTGTTTCCGAGGATACCGCCGGGCTTCGTCTCGATGTCTTCCTGTCAGGCGCCATCGAGGACGCATCCCGTTCTTTCGTCAAGAAGCTGATCAAGGACGGCAAAGCCCTTGTGAACGGCAAAGTCTGCGCGAAACCGGGGCGCATGATGAACGTGGGGGACAGGGTCGAGGCTGAATTGCCTCCGCCCGTGACCACACACCTCGATCCGGAGAATATTCCGCTCGACATTCTATTCGAGGATGCCGACGTACTGGTGGTGAACAAGCCGTCCGGGCTGGTGGTACACCCCGCGCCGGGGCACGCGGGCGGCACGCTCGTGAACGCCGTGCTCTATCATTGCAGGGATTTTCAGCGGCCCGGCGAAGACGCGTTGCGCCCAGGCATTGTGCACCGGCTGGATCAGTACACGTCCGGTGTGATGGTAATCGCGAAATCGCCGCGTGCGTTCTCGAGTCTGTCAGAACAGGCGCGCGAGCACACCTTCGACCGCCGATATCTCGCGCTGGTGCGCGGCGAGTTCAGGGACGCCGCGGGCCGCATCAGCGCGTCCATCGGACGCAGCACGCACGACCGTCATCGCATGACGGTAACGGGCCTGAACAGCCGCGACGCCGTAACGCGCTTCGAAGTGCTGGAGACCTTCGGTGTGGCATCGCTCGTCGCGCTCGTCCTCGAAACGGGCCGGACCCACCAGATTCGCGTGCACCTGCGTTTCGCGGGGCACCCGGTACTCGGCGACCCTGTCTACGGCGTCACCGATTTCGCAGATTGGAAGGTCTCGCCGGCAGTACGCAAGGCCCTCGAATCGCTCGACGGCCAGGCGCTCCACGCCGAACTGTTGGGATTCGAACATCCCGCGACGGGGGAACGTGTGCAGTTCACCGCGCCGCCACCCAAGGACTTCGAGCACACATTGAGAGAACTGCGTTCGAGAATCGCGCAGGTAGACCAACGGGATGCGCTAAACATTTGA
- a CDS encoding BrnT family toxin, whose product MRIVWHEEKRRQNLIKHKLDFRDAAAVFDGPTFTIEDDRLNYYEQRWITSGLLNGQVVLIVHTETGNTVRIISMRKATQYEQILFFTRL is encoded by the coding sequence ATGAGAATCGTTTGGCACGAAGAAAAGCGGCGCCAAAACCTTATCAAGCACAAGCTCGATTTTCGCGACGCCGCTGCGGTTTTCGATGGTCCGACATTCACAATTGAAGATGACCGCCTGAATTACTATGAACAGCGTTGGATTACGTCGGGACTGTTGAACGGACAGGTCGTCCTAATTGTCCATACAGAAACAGGAAACACAGTACGCATCATTTCGATGCGCAAGGCAACTCAATATGAACAAATCCTCTTCTTTACGCGCCTCTAA
- a CDS encoding BrnA antitoxin family protein has protein sequence MVRNVPPEYDEYPELTQADMDRAKFRIGFKPATRKQRITILLDTGVIEYFKAKAGASGYQSLINDALRQVKDRDSLEDVVRRVVREELRRK, from the coding sequence ATGGTCAGAAACGTACCGCCGGAGTACGACGAGTACCCGGAGTTGACACAGGCAGACATGGACCGGGCCAAATTCCGCATTGGTTTCAAGCCAGCGACGCGCAAGCAACGAATCACAATTCTGCTGGATACCGGTGTAATCGAGTATTTCAAAGCAAAGGCGGGCGCGTCCGGCTATCAGTCGTTGATCAATGATGCGTTACGCCAAGTTAAGGATCGTGACAGTTTGGAAGACGTTGTACGGCGGGTAGTCCGTGAGGAGCTTCGGCGTAAGTAG
- the leuB gene encoding 3-isopropylmalate dehydrogenase — translation MTKRYTIAMLEGDCIGPEIMREAVKVLRAIEQHTGVTFDLQYAPFGGQAYFDTGKAFPDETKAVCDKADAILKGPIGLSHADSQKIPVDEQPERGALLPLRRRYNTFANFRPVYLPPELAHFSPLKPRVVEGGIDLMMIRELVGGLYFGRKEEGRNAEGKRYVNEVLEYDEDQIRRIMHIAFKEARKRKKVLHNIHKSNVLKSSVLWNTVLDEVAPEYSDVTVKHVIVDAAATALVLNPRQFDVMVMENMFGDILSDLGGGLLGSLGLMPSACVGPEKAYYEPSHGSAPDIAGKGVANPYSMIGSVALMLEKSFGMEKEAQRVMDAMRSVFGAGYTTADLRDPEGKSQVIGTSEFGDKVVAALAG, via the coding sequence ATGACCAAGAGATACACCATCGCCATGCTCGAAGGCGATTGCATCGGCCCCGAGATCATGCGTGAGGCGGTGAAAGTCTTGCGCGCGATCGAGCAACATACCGGCGTGACGTTCGACTTGCAGTACGCGCCGTTCGGCGGGCAAGCCTACTTCGATACGGGCAAGGCGTTTCCCGACGAAACGAAGGCGGTCTGCGACAAGGCGGACGCGATTCTCAAAGGCCCGATCGGGCTTAGCCACGCGGACTCGCAGAAGATCCCGGTCGACGAACAGCCCGAACGCGGCGCACTGTTGCCGCTCCGCCGACGTTACAACACCTTCGCGAATTTTCGCCCCGTGTATCTCCCGCCGGAATTGGCCCACTTCTCGCCGCTCAAACCGCGCGTCGTCGAGGGCGGCATCGATCTGATGATGATCCGCGAACTCGTCGGCGGCCTGTACTTCGGGCGCAAAGAAGAAGGGCGCAATGCCGAAGGCAAACGCTACGTCAACGAGGTGCTCGAGTACGACGAAGACCAAATTCGCCGGATCATGCACATCGCGTTCAAGGAGGCGCGCAAACGAAAAAAGGTGTTGCACAACATCCACAAGAGCAACGTGCTGAAATCAAGCGTTCTCTGGAACACAGTGCTCGACGAAGTCGCCCCGGAGTATTCGGACGTGACGGTCAAACACGTGATTGTCGATGCGGCCGCTACCGCACTCGTTCTAAACCCGCGCCAATTTGACGTGATGGTGATGGAAAACATGTTTGGCGACATCCTGAGCGACCTCGGAGGCGGTCTGCTGGGTTCGCTGGGGCTTATGCCCTCCGCCTGCGTCGGGCCAGAGAAGGCCTACTACGAGCCCTCCCACGGCTCTGCGCCGGACATCGCGGGGAAGGGCGTGGCAAACCCTTACTCCATGATAGGGTCCGTGGCGCTCATGCTCGAGAAAAGCTTCGGCATGGAGAAAGAAGCGCAGCGCGTCATGGACGCGATGCGGAGCGTGTTTGGCGCCGGCTACACGACGGCGGACCTGCGAGACCCGGAGGGCAAGTCGCAGGTCATCGGCACGTCGGAATTTGGCGACAAGGTGGTAGCGGCGCTGGCCGGTTAA
- a CDS encoding DUF2339 domain-containing protein: MPSGWEMSLGTYLLPRIALVLGAIAAVYFLGTAMERWGPHTRVAIGYAVCLGFLGTGWWLEGRYPLYARILYSGGLAMSYFVTFAAHFIEYARIIESIALGLALLAVVVVFWAFVAHIRRSITVAYLVTFLGHLTVMLATIRGEHLAPYSIAGIVVLALGNAYFLLRHRWYYVAVLGLAGCYANHVVWALTVESRGLARDFWISTGFLASYFAIYAVTEFFTPEAVRRKAVPTWFRTLFLTANSAAFFAIGSATVYHFENYSRGHQDIFSFCFALALTLLGLAYLRWRERDPLFNAYLAKAVTVATLGLAARYGSAGGEHAELSPWLAVETVALLYSARRSGLVVTRVLAFFVALVAFFYTAFVTFALPAAAYGSDLYWRFVVQSLLTVAGFLVASVLYQRTDWSIRSPRTLPVAQETLGLFWQLDLISERPPGAMPRPYGGLQFPFIYAIGGAVLYVTWLRVLFADGDRSLPLAVLTFALTLTAAWLASRPLGLAAMILSVTTLALGTYEISAERTAPAWLAMMATAFIFSSAVRSDRRLVQTNEGLVFHQHDVGAYLLYAATGLLGGCLLVREFTVAGAPTAHAAAALAGAACIAAALTQLLHRGALTWTATGLLLWASWAWLIGGDLRTQYTWHFVAFAVAIIALSLDRYVARLRLQQEVGPAGSLLIVAAAIVLARYIDLVAAPGYRFAWFALLAFGFLGYGLVYREIIAGAVAIIGAACASVWLVDYSYTPSLAWQALVADSLLLTAFWLTCERIAARWRSDGSNAAVLPLRDLLPYAAAALLVHLPWRVPLEGAYLTSSWTVLAFLLVAISLPFRQDHYRYAGLAVFALAIGRAFVDINSALSGFNKSAAFAVLCFVLLVVAYGYHRAMLHITGGPHGLAGQK; the protein is encoded by the coding sequence TTGCCGTCGGGCTGGGAGATGTCGCTCGGCACCTATCTGCTGCCCCGAATTGCGTTGGTCTTGGGCGCGATAGCCGCAGTGTACTTTCTCGGCACCGCGATGGAACGTTGGGGGCCCCACACCCGAGTCGCTATCGGATACGCCGTATGCCTTGGGTTTCTTGGCACGGGATGGTGGCTGGAGGGGCGTTATCCGTTGTACGCGCGCATTCTGTATTCGGGCGGACTGGCAATGAGCTACTTCGTTACCTTCGCCGCCCATTTCATCGAGTATGCGCGAATCATCGAGAGCATCGCGCTGGGTCTGGCGCTGCTTGCGGTGGTGGTGGTGTTCTGGGCATTCGTCGCGCACATTCGGCGTTCCATCACCGTGGCGTATCTTGTCACGTTTCTCGGCCATCTCACCGTCATGCTCGCAACCATACGCGGCGAACATCTCGCGCCGTATTCGATCGCCGGCATCGTGGTACTTGCACTTGGCAACGCCTACTTTTTGCTGCGGCACCGATGGTACTACGTGGCGGTACTTGGCCTTGCGGGCTGCTATGCGAACCACGTGGTGTGGGCGCTTACTGTTGAATCCCGCGGGTTGGCGCGGGACTTCTGGATTTCGACGGGATTCCTGGCGTCGTACTTTGCGATTTACGCCGTGACCGAGTTTTTCACGCCGGAAGCCGTCCGCCGCAAAGCCGTGCCGACGTGGTTCAGGACGTTATTCTTGACGGCCAACTCCGCCGCGTTCTTCGCTATAGGTTCCGCGACGGTATATCACTTCGAGAACTATTCACGCGGGCATCAGGATATTTTCAGTTTCTGTTTTGCGTTGGCGTTGACGCTGTTGGGCCTTGCTTATCTCCGGTGGCGCGAACGCGATCCCCTTTTCAATGCGTACCTTGCCAAGGCCGTCACGGTCGCCACGCTTGGCCTTGCCGCGCGTTACGGGAGCGCCGGCGGCGAGCACGCGGAATTGTCGCCGTGGCTCGCGGTCGAGACGGTCGCACTTCTGTATTCGGCACGCCGGTCCGGTCTCGTGGTGACCCGTGTGCTGGCGTTTTTCGTTGCTTTAGTAGCATTTTTCTATACCGCATTCGTGACTTTTGCCCTTCCAGCCGCGGCGTATGGAAGCGACTTATATTGGCGATTCGTTGTCCAGAGTCTGTTGACGGTAGCGGGGTTCCTCGTCGCGTCGGTGTTATACCAGCGTACCGATTGGTCAATTCGGTCACCGCGAACGCTGCCTGTGGCGCAAGAGACGCTTGGCCTCTTTTGGCAACTTGATTTGATAAGCGAGCGTCCGCCCGGCGCGATGCCAAGACCGTATGGCGGGCTGCAATTTCCTTTCATATACGCGATTGGTGGCGCTGTTCTGTACGTGACCTGGCTTCGAGTGCTTTTCGCTGACGGCGACCGATCATTGCCGCTCGCCGTATTGACGTTCGCGCTCACGTTGACCGCGGCATGGCTGGCGTCACGTCCGCTCGGCCTTGCGGCAATGATTTTGAGTGTGACCACCTTGGCGTTGGGAACATACGAGATTAGCGCGGAACGAACCGCGCCAGCTTGGTTAGCGATGATGGCGACAGCCTTTATTTTCTCGTCCGCCGTTCGTTCGGATCGCCGGCTTGTGCAAACGAATGAAGGTCTGGTCTTTCACCAGCACGACGTTGGCGCGTATTTGCTCTACGCGGCAACGGGCCTGCTGGGTGGCTGCTTGCTTGTGCGAGAATTCACGGTGGCCGGGGCGCCAACCGCCCATGCCGCCGCCGCACTGGCCGGCGCCGCGTGTATTGCGGCGGCGCTGACGCAATTACTCCATCGCGGCGCGCTTACATGGACGGCCACCGGCCTACTGCTTTGGGCATCCTGGGCGTGGCTGATCGGCGGCGACCTGCGCACGCAGTACACCTGGCACTTCGTCGCATTCGCGGTTGCGATCATTGCGCTGTCCCTTGACCGGTATGTCGCGCGGTTGCGCCTGCAACAGGAGGTAGGGCCTGCAGGAAGCCTGCTAATCGTCGCGGCAGCCATCGTGCTCGCGCGTTACATTGACCTCGTCGCGGCGCCGGGCTACCGGTTCGCATGGTTCGCGCTGCTCGCCTTTGGTTTTCTCGGGTATGGTCTGGTCTATCGAGAGATAATTGCCGGCGCCGTGGCGATAATCGGCGCGGCATGCGCGTCGGTTTGGCTCGTCGATTACAGCTACACCCCTTCTCTCGCATGGCAAGCGCTGGTCGCTGACTCGCTGCTGCTGACCGCATTCTGGCTGACATGCGAACGGATAGCGGCCCGCTGGCGCAGCGACGGAAGCAACGCCGCGGTGTTGCCGCTTCGCGATTTGCTTCCGTATGCCGCCGCCGCCCTGCTCGTCCATCTGCCGTGGCGAGTGCCGCTTGAAGGCGCGTACCTTACCAGTTCGTGGACGGTCCTGGCTTTTCTACTGGTCGCCATCTCGTTGCCATTCCGCCAAGACCACTACCGATATGCCGGCCTCGCGGTGTTTGCCCTCGCCATTGGCCGCGCATTCGTGGACATAAACTCGGCGCTCAGCGGCTTCAACAAATCCGCCGCGTTCGCCGTGCTTTGCTTCGTCCTCCTTGTCGTGGCGTACGGTTATCACCGGGCCATGTTGCACATTACCGGTGGCCCCCACGGATTAGCGGGACAGAAATAA
- a CDS encoding DUF4189 domain-containing protein: MFASMRNASRKFDGVSLFAVPVAALVCVAIAATQVWAANSIWQDSNDASIWGVGVGTTGDAARAAGELDCKSRGGTDCNHRITRVDTLGWGAIAQDNSGHSGITWEKASRKKAKKQAKKTCKNAGGTNCKVVRTFYDPYSV; this comes from the coding sequence ATGTTTGCATCCATGCGAAACGCTAGCCGGAAGTTCGATGGGGTGTCCTTGTTTGCCGTGCCGGTTGCCGCACTCGTGTGCGTCGCCATTGCCGCTACGCAGGTGTGGGCCGCAAACTCGATTTGGCAAGATAGCAACGACGCCTCGATCTGGGGTGTCGGCGTAGGCACGACCGGCGATGCGGCCAGGGCCGCTGGCGAGCTCGACTGCAAGTCGAGGGGCGGCACTGACTGCAATCATCGTATTACGCGCGTGGATACCCTCGGCTGGGGGGCGATCGCACAAGACAACTCAGGGCACTCGGGGATTACGTGGGAGAAGGCGTCGAGGAAGAAGGCCAAGAAACAGGCCAAAAAAACGTGTAAAAACGCCGGCGGCACGAACTGCAAGGTCGTGCGAACATTTTACGATCCGTATTCCGTGTAG
- a CDS encoding IMP cyclohydrolase, protein MSKDMYRTRNVGEFPAEFEFLGRAYEKIEDLRYGTNPHQPAAFYRPKDGKRLVLGAYEILKTGKSGLSQTNIEDMHHAVGILKYMQRPACAVMKHCNPSGVAIQVGEMPLVEVYQRARDADAQAAFGSVVVFNRTVDAAAAHEIMQTIVEGVAAPGFDDDALAAFNDFEKFRRNKEIRIIRLPGFSMLPKYVGDATDVLEAKVFDDGSIVLAMPYLSRVRSTADLDNASAEHKSVGKVTVARGATERELEDLLFAWYVNIHVRSNGCVIARNGQTLAVGTGEQDRVGAVEQAIAKAKAKYKGSESLAGAVLASDGFFPFRDAVNAAINAGITAFVQPGGSVNDHDVIIACNEANVSMLFTHERCFSHH, encoded by the coding sequence ATGAGCAAAGACATGTACCGCACGCGGAACGTGGGCGAGTTTCCGGCGGAGTTCGAGTTTCTCGGGCGGGCCTACGAAAAAATCGAAGACTTGCGGTACGGCACAAACCCGCACCAACCCGCCGCCTTTTACCGTCCAAAAGACGGCAAGCGGCTCGTGCTCGGTGCATATGAAATCCTGAAGACGGGCAAGAGCGGATTGTCGCAGACGAACATCGAAGACATGCACCACGCCGTTGGTATTCTGAAATACATGCAACGGCCCGCGTGCGCCGTGATGAAGCACTGCAATCCCTCCGGCGTCGCGATTCAAGTAGGGGAAATGCCGTTGGTCGAGGTATACCAGCGTGCACGCGACGCGGATGCACAGGCGGCGTTTGGCAGTGTCGTCGTGTTCAACCGCACGGTGGACGCCGCGGCCGCACACGAGATCATGCAGACAATCGTGGAAGGCGTCGCCGCGCCGGGCTTCGACGACGACGCGCTCGCCGCGTTCAACGATTTCGAGAAATTCCGCCGCAACAAAGAGATTCGGATTATCCGATTGCCCGGATTCTCGATGCTGCCCAAGTACGTCGGCGACGCCACGGACGTGTTGGAGGCAAAGGTGTTCGACGACGGCAGCATCGTGCTGGCCATGCCGTACCTGTCCCGTGTGCGCAGCACGGCGGACTTGGACAACGCGAGCGCCGAACACAAAAGCGTGGGCAAGGTTACCGTCGCGCGCGGTGCAACGGAACGCGAACTCGAAGACCTGCTGTTCGCATGGTACGTGAATATCCACGTGCGCTCGAACGGATGCGTCATCGCGCGGAACGGCCAAACGTTGGCCGTCGGCACGGGCGAACAAGACCGCGTAGGCGCGGTCGAGCAGGCGATCGCCAAGGCGAAGGCGAAATACAAAGGAAGCGAATCGCTCGCGGGCGCGGTGCTCGCGTCGGACGGGTTCTTCCCGTTCCGTGACGCGGTGAACGCGGCGATCAACGCGGGCATCACGGCCTTTGTACAGCCCGGAGGCAGCGTCAACGATCACGACGTGATCATTGCGTGCAACGAGGCGAACGTCTCCATGCTGTTCACGCACGAGCGCTGTTTCTCACACCATTAG
- a CDS encoding esterase-like activity of phytase family protein: MSRAIKVFAIVFAVQLNAVADVSPRPAELVLERALPIDGLESAEPSGLGIRNGELFTVSDNHDTFIYKLRIEAERAVLEPAVPVSVPDGARADFEGIAVDDAGDFYLASESQFRILHVSADGKRCAWITPSLKAPGEAAGLFKFRGGYIEGLARIDDAQFILCAERQPRGLLYVGIENTPPLVEGFVLNEPSVQPRGIRFPDFTDLCAFDGALYALERNAEIISTIVRDGKRIDVKPWRSFRETADSPKYRYADRRFGTAEGLAMDAARLYIVLDNNGNAREANAEDRRPMLFVFTMPRP; encoded by the coding sequence ATGTCGCGCGCAATCAAAGTATTCGCAATCGTTTTCGCTGTTCAGCTTAACGCGGTGGCGGACGTTTCGCCCCGGCCCGCGGAGCTTGTGCTCGAGCGCGCGTTACCCATTGACGGTTTGGAGTCCGCCGAACCGTCCGGACTCGGCATTCGAAATGGCGAACTTTTTACCGTATCCGACAATCACGACACGTTCATCTACAAACTGAGAATCGAAGCCGAGCGCGCCGTCCTCGAACCGGCAGTCCCGGTTTCGGTACCGGACGGCGCGCGCGCCGATTTCGAAGGCATCGCCGTGGACGACGCGGGGGACTTCTATCTCGCAAGCGAATCGCAGTTTCGCATCCTGCATGTTTCCGCGGATGGCAAACGGTGCGCATGGATTACGCCAAGCCTCAAGGCGCCGGGAGAAGCCGCGGGGCTGTTCAAGTTTCGCGGCGGATATATCGAGGGCCTGGCGCGCATCGATGATGCGCAGTTCATCCTTTGCGCCGAACGTCAGCCGCGCGGCCTCTTGTACGTTGGCATCGAAAACACCCCGCCGCTCGTCGAAGGATTCGTGTTGAACGAACCTTCAGTGCAACCGCGCGGCATCCGCTTCCCGGATTTCACCGACCTCTGCGCGTTCGATGGTGCGCTCTACGCACTCGAACGCAATGCCGAGATAATTTCGACAATTGTCCGCGACGGGAAGAGGATTGACGTAAAGCCGTGGCGCTCCTTTCGCGAAACCGCCGATAGTCCGAAATACCGCTACGCCGACCGCCGGTTCGGTACGGCGGAAGGATTGGCCATGGACGCGGCGCGCCTGTACATCGTACTGGACAACAACGGCAACGCGCGAGAAGCGAACGCCGAAGACAGGCGTCCGATGCTGTTTGTGTTCACGATGCCGCGACCCTGA
- a CDS encoding HD domain-containing protein — protein sequence MSASLFVSFPSGPGPRRFRAVPLSSLRVDTIARFEIHIRTQHQPDPVLYRARELPITAQTLLVLRDRGHKEVLVPADQEPEYQQYIEENLGSILSDESIPIEQRSQVLYESATNLMRYVFEAPRSPDMVKRSKDMVANASAFLQNEKVAFEHLLSLVSFDYYTYTHSVNVFVFSYMLAQYAGFTDPALLRDLGEGALLHDVGKSRLDSSIVQCAGPLTDAQWAEMRKHPTYGYEILRDHNAFGALALDIVLHHHEKLGGGGYPDGLSGDQIHPLVRISTIADIFDAMTTRRSYRDAIDSFPALRTMRDEMANALDPTLFRQFVEMMGNPRGIRVAAS from the coding sequence ATGAGTGCTTCGCTGTTCGTGTCTTTTCCTTCCGGGCCCGGACCACGGCGCTTTCGGGCGGTCCCGCTTTCAAGCCTGCGTGTTGACACGATCGCGCGGTTCGAAATCCATATTCGGACGCAGCATCAACCCGATCCCGTCTTATACCGCGCGCGCGAGCTGCCGATAACCGCGCAAACACTGCTTGTGCTGAGGGACCGCGGACATAAGGAGGTATTGGTTCCTGCCGATCAGGAACCGGAGTACCAGCAGTACATCGAGGAAAACCTGGGATCGATCCTGAGCGACGAATCGATTCCGATCGAGCAGCGGTCGCAGGTACTCTACGAGTCGGCGACAAACCTCATGCGGTACGTGTTCGAGGCGCCGCGGTCGCCCGATATGGTGAAGCGCAGCAAAGACATGGTCGCCAACGCGTCCGCGTTTTTGCAGAACGAAAAAGTTGCGTTCGAGCACCTGCTGTCGCTCGTTTCGTTCGATTACTACACATACACACACAGCGTGAACGTGTTCGTGTTCAGCTACATGCTGGCGCAGTACGCCGGGTTCACCGACCCTGCATTGCTGCGCGACCTCGGAGAAGGCGCCCTCCTGCATGACGTCGGGAAGAGCAGATTGGACAGCTCGATCGTCCAATGCGCGGGGCCGCTGACCGACGCGCAGTGGGCGGAAATGCGCAAGCACCCCACCTACGGCTACGAAATTCTGCGCGACCACAATGCGTTCGGCGCGCTGGCGCTGGATATCGTTCTGCACCATCACGAGAAACTCGGGGGAGGCGGGTATCCCGACGGGCTCTCGGGAGATCAGATTCATCCGCTGGTACGCATCTCGACCATCGCGGACATATTCGACGCGATGACGACCCGGCGGTCGTACCGGGACGCGATCGATTCGTTTCCGGCGCTCCGGACGATGCGCGATGAAATGGCGAACGCGCTCGACCCGACGTTGTTTCGTCAATTCGTCGAGATGATGGGCAATCCGCGCGGAATCAGGGTCGCGGCATCGTGA
- the larA gene encoding nickel-dependent lactate racemase: MTLIQVPYGQRRLCAEMAWGRSLGVIEIADAPALDDVEAALREGLARPIGMAAHFFDGVRAGASVAVVVSDAYRQTGVHEYLPALLSELGRVGVRDANIRFVFASGTHRVPTPDQQRSILGPEVYARFRDRAYTREAYNDDRHVYIGATSRGTPVELDRLAVECDHIVATGAIVLHYFGGFGGGRKSIVPGLASARTIAHNHAMNLHPTEGRLHPDVRIGVLDGNPVAEDMLEAAKLARVHGIINTVMNRHGRIAGLFVGELDQAHRKGAEFARSLFSVPIAERADLVIASAGAARNYVQSHKALYNAYQAMKPGGRIVYLAPCAEGLGGEQIEKWLRLGGVEAIIASLRKQSEIYGQTALSTREKSPSAIMVTELPDDAVALIGARRAPSLEEALRIARNELPDKASYYVMPSASYTVPWCHERLDGS, from the coding sequence ATGACCTTAATACAAGTACCATACGGTCAACGTCGCCTGTGCGCCGAGATGGCTTGGGGCCGATCGCTCGGTGTCATCGAAATTGCAGACGCCCCTGCGCTCGATGACGTCGAAGCCGCCCTGCGTGAAGGCCTTGCCAGGCCCATCGGCATGGCGGCGCATTTTTTTGACGGGGTCCGGGCGGGCGCGTCCGTGGCGGTCGTGGTCTCGGACGCGTACCGTCAAACCGGCGTTCACGAGTATCTCCCCGCGCTGCTGTCGGAATTGGGACGCGTAGGCGTGCGCGACGCGAACATCCGCTTCGTGTTTGCGAGCGGCACCCACCGCGTGCCGACCCCTGATCAGCAGCGGTCCATCCTGGGACCGGAGGTGTACGCGCGGTTCAGGGACCGCGCCTATACGCGCGAGGCGTACAACGATGACCGGCACGTGTATATCGGCGCCACCTCGCGCGGCACCCCTGTTGAACTCGACCGCCTCGCGGTCGAGTGCGACCATATCGTTGCGACCGGCGCGATTGTGCTTCATTACTTCGGCGGCTTTGGCGGCGGCAGAAAATCTATCGTGCCGGGACTTGCCTCCGCGCGGACGATCGCGCACAACCACGCCATGAACCTCCACCCGACCGAAGGCCGGCTGCATCCCGACGTGCGCATCGGCGTCCTCGACGGCAATCCCGTCGCGGAGGACATGCTCGAAGCGGCGAAGCTCGCGCGTGTCCACGGAATCATCAATACAGTCATGAACCGGCACGGGCGCATTGCTGGGCTTTTTGTCGGCGAACTCGATCAAGCGCACCGGAAGGGCGCTGAATTTGCGCGTTCCCTCTTTTCGGTTCCTATCGCCGAGCGCGCCGATCTCGTGATCGCGAGCGCCGGGGCCGCGCGCAACTACGTCCAGTCGCACAAGGCGCTGTACAACGCCTACCAGGCGATGAAACCCGGCGGCCGCATCGTCTACCTCGCTCCGTGCGCGGAAGGCCTTGGCGGCGAGCAAATCGAAAAATGGTTGCGCCTGGGCGGCGTGGAAGCGATTATCGCCTCGTTGCGGAAGCAGAGCGAAATCTACGGGCAGACCGCACTGTCCACGCGAGAGAAGTCGCCGTCCGCGATCATGGTGACCGAACTGCCGGACGACGCCGTCGCCTTAATAGGCGCGCGGCGCGCGCCGTCCCTCGAAGAGGCGCTGCGCATCGCACGCAATGAACTCCCCGATAAGGCATCGTACTACGTCATGCCGTCGGCATCGTACACGGTGCCGTGGTGTCACGAGCGTCTCGACGGCTCGTGA
- a CDS encoding glutathione peroxidase: MSRLIAYVAVVAVAVGASAADKKDDEESANDKPAAASVLDFTVKDIDGKETKLGDKFNGKVLLIVNTASKCGYTPQYTDLEAVYKKYHDQGLEVLAFPSNDFGAQEPGTNDEIKTFCSSKYDVTFPLFSKIPVKGDDKDPLYAYLTDSSKHPATGGDIKWNFTKFLVGRDGKVVARYEPKVKPTDTEVTEAVEKALAAKTQ, translated from the coding sequence ATGTCTCGATTAATCGCATATGTCGCGGTGGTGGCCGTCGCGGTGGGAGCGTCGGCTGCGGACAAGAAAGACGACGAGGAATCCGCCAATGACAAGCCTGCGGCGGCCAGTGTGCTCGATTTCACCGTGAAGGACATCGACGGTAAGGAAACAAAACTGGGCGACAAATTCAACGGCAAGGTACTGTTGATCGTTAACACGGCGTCAAAATGCGGGTATACACCTCAATACACCGATCTCGAGGCGGTCTACAAAAAGTACCACGATCAAGGGCTCGAAGTGCTCGCGTTTCCGAGCAACGATTTCGGCGCGCAGGAACCGGGCACCAACGACGAAATCAAGACGTTTTGTTCGTCCAAGTATGACGTGACGTTTCCTCTGTTCTCGAAGATTCCCGTGAAGGGTGACGACAAAGACCCGTTGTATGCATATCTAACGGATTCCTCCAAGCACCCGGCCACCGGCGGCGACATCAAGTGGAATTTCACCAAGTTTCTTGTCGGCCGCGACGGAAAGGTCGTTGCCCGTTACGAACCCAAGGTGAAGCCGACGGACACCGAAGTGACCGAAGCCGTCGAGAAGGCGCTGGCGGCCAAGACGCAGTAA